CCGCCATGGGCCTGGTTCGCATTTGCTCCGCGGCGACACGTCTCATGAGCTCAGGCGCGGTTGCGCTCGCGACGGGTAGTTCAGTCGTCGCGGCGCAGTCACAGACCGCCGTTGTTTTGGCGTCAGCGTGATGGCCCGGAAGACAACGCCTACCAGGCACCACCCACTCTCGAACGGAGCTGGTTGAAGTGACGAGCGGCACGCAAGATCAACCGGTGACCGGGCTGATGATCCCCGGACACTGGGATTTCCGGTACAACTACTTCGCCGGAGACGCCGCCAGCCGCTTCTTCCACGAGCTGGGGAATCGGCGCCTGATGGGCACGCGCTGCCCATCGTGTCAACGTGTACTTGTCCCAGCCCGCAGCTTTTGCGATGCGTGCTTCGTCGACACCACGGAATGGGTAGAAGTAGGCCAGCGGGGTCGCCTGGAAACTTTCACGATTCTCGCAACGAAATTCCCTGGACTTCCAGATCCACCGGTGGTTATCGGCTACGTCACGCCGGAAGGCGCCAGTACGGCCTTGCTCAACTTTGTCCTGGGCATAGATCTCGGCGATATCGATGCCGCAGCTGAGAAACTTCTGGGGCGGCCCTGGGTGAATGTTCGATTCCGCGATCAACTGGAAGGGAGAATCACCGACTTCTTCTTCGAGGTGGAGCAAGAGTGAACAGGCCAGCGGGTGCCGCGGCGATCGTGACTGGGGCGGCAGGTGGACTCGGGATGGCGATCGTGCGCCGTCTTGTCGAAGACGGGTTCGGGGTCTGCGCGGTGGATATCGATGAGCCAGGGTTGAGCCGCGTCGTCGAGCTCGCCCCATCCGGCGGCGTGTATCCGGTGACGGCGGACGTCACGGATGCTGCGGCGGTGGTGCGTGCCGTTCGCGAGACGGCTCGCTCTCTCGGACCGCCGCTGGTTCTCGTCAACAACGCAGGGATAACCGACAAGGCATCCAGGCTTCCCGCGTTGACAGACGAGCTGTGGCAGCAGGAGTTGGATGTTCACGCGACAGCCGCCTTCAGGTGGACGCGTGAGTGTTTTGCGGGCATGTGCGATGCGCGATGGGGTCGGATCGTCAACGTTTCCTCGGTCGCGGCCAGCCGGGGCGACTTTGCGCACGCCGCATACTCATCCGCGAAGGCGGCCCTGCTAGGCCTTACACGATCAACTGCTCTCGAGGGTGCCCGGTTCGGGGTGACCGCAAATTCTGTCCTCCCCGGAATGATCCGCACACCCGCATACGACCGCATCAGGCCCGACATCCGGTCGCGGGTCGAGGCACGTACCGCAATGAAACGCCCAGGTGAACCGGATGAGGTCGCGTCGGTCATCGCGTTCCTTGCTTCCGGGTCCGCTTCGTTCCTAACCGGGGAAGCGATCACGGTCGACGGGGGGCTGGGCCTTTTTGTTTTCTGACGTGATCTCTGAGCGCCGGTCCGGTTCAACCAGGGAGGCTTCCGCCCGTGAGTTTGCATGAGCTCGGCATTATTGGAGTCGGCCAGACGCCATACCGGCGTCGTCATGAAGCCTCGACCCCAGACTTGGTCCACCAGGCCGTTACCGAAGCGCTCCTCGACGCACGGATCGAGATGCGCGACGTCGATCTCGTTATTGGTGGTTTCGCGCCCGATGGACTAGCGGGTGAAAACTGTCCGGACAAGAGCTTTTTGCCAGCGGCGGGAGCCGTCGGACGCTGGAGCATGCGGATCAACACGGGCGGGACAACTGGAATAGCAGCCGCATATACCGCTATGGATCTGCTCGAGGGCGGCTTCGGGGATATCGCGTTGGCGGTCGGGGTCGAACGGATGGCACAGGCGGTCGACGTGCCGGCGGTGTTCAACTCCATCTTCGACCCGATCTACGAGCGAGACACCGGCTTGTCCACTATCTCGATGGGCGCGCTCCGGGCGTCGCGGATGATGATGCGTTGGGGGTACACCCAAGAGCAGTGGGCGCAGGTGGCGGTACGAAATTTCGAGCACGCAACTCGCAATCCATTGGCGCAGATCAACCGGCGAATCACCGTCGACGACGTGCTGGGTTCTCGACTGCTGTCCTGGCCGATCCGGCAGCTCGACGCCTGCCCTATCTCGGAAGGCGTCTGCGTGATCGTCTTGGCACGCTCGG
This genomic stretch from Mycobacteriales bacterium harbors:
- a CDS encoding zinc ribbon domain-containing protein, with product MTSGTQDQPVTGLMIPGHWDFRYNYFAGDAASRFFHELGNRRLMGTRCPSCQRVLVPARSFCDACFVDTTEWVEVGQRGRLETFTILATKFPGLPDPPVVIGYVTPEGASTALLNFVLGIDLGDIDAAAEKLLGRPWVNVRFRDQLEGRITDFFFEVEQE
- a CDS encoding SDR family NAD(P)-dependent oxidoreductase; this translates as MTGAAGGLGMAIVRRLVEDGFGVCAVDIDEPGLSRVVELAPSGGVYPVTADVTDAAAVVRAVRETARSLGPPLVLVNNAGITDKASRLPALTDELWQQELDVHATAAFRWTRECFAGMCDARWGRIVNVSSVAASRGDFAHAAYSSAKAALLGLTRSTALEGARFGVTANSVLPGMIRTPAYDRIRPDIRSRVEARTAMKRPGEPDEVASVIAFLASGSASFLTGEAITVDGGLGLFVF
- a CDS encoding thiolase family protein — encoded protein: MSLHELGIIGVGQTPYRRRHEASTPDLVHQAVTEALLDARIEMRDVDLVIGGFAPDGLAGENCPDKSFLPAAGAVGRWSMRINTGGTTGIAAAYTAMDLLEGGFGDIALAVGVERMAQAVDVPAVFNSIFDPIYERDTGLSTISMGALRASRMMMRWGYTQEQWAQVAVRNFEHATRNPLAQINRRITVDDVLGSRLLSWPIRQLDACPISEGVCVIVLARSEVIQATGPPVAWVRGRGSTTDTYAMGDRFNRPDADLVDLLSLRTSAARAFAAAGISSAAQADVIEIHAPFTHAETMAYAPLRLCEASEGPDLVASGFGRGPTGTIINPSGGPQAANPVGATALVRLAECALQVRGTADERQVGPVSMAVATGQGGASQFSTCTVLTST